From one Candidatus Cloacimonadota bacterium genomic stretch:
- a CDS encoding 4Fe-4S binding protein produces MDKHKLRKLFQTVFFGIWFVLLLLIINGVFTTAHQFCPFASVCFGAMTLNGYFAYIISAVIGLIIAISTIFIGRKFCGYLCFFGTLQEWIYNLRKTKTKFTQLIPFKLHRILIKLKYLILLITIVSAYLGVQYFYMKFCPVLNLAFPSLIGIAGVIILVIIIIGGFFIERIWCRYLCPYAALMNIFEFLGKLFKIRRTKVFRNVKTSINCFNCANYCPMYIDIGYNEEITDLNCIHCYRCVRKCSKEDAAKSECIYRD; encoded by the coding sequence ATGGATAAACATAAATTAAGAAAATTGTTTCAAACCGTGTTTTTTGGAATTTGGTTTGTATTGTTATTGTTGATTATTAACGGAGTTTTTACCACTGCTCATCAATTTTGTCCTTTTGCATCTGTGTGCTTTGGTGCGATGACACTCAATGGATATTTTGCATATATTATTTCAGCTGTCATTGGTTTGATAATTGCTATTTCCACGATATTTATTGGCAGAAAATTCTGTGGCTATCTTTGCTTTTTTGGTACTTTGCAGGAATGGATCTACAACCTCAGAAAAACCAAAACGAAATTCACTCAACTCATTCCCTTTAAATTACATAGAATATTGATAAAACTGAAGTACTTGATCTTATTAATTACGATTGTTTCGGCTTATTTGGGTGTTCAATATTTCTATATGAAATTCTGTCCTGTTCTAAATCTGGCTTTTCCGTCATTGATAGGAATTGCAGGTGTTATAATATTAGTGATCATCATTATTGGCGGCTTCTTCATCGAAAGAATTTGGTGTCGTTATTTGTGCCCTTATGCTGCTTTGATGAATATTTTCGAATTCCTGGGGAAGTTATTTAAAATAAGAAGGACTAAAGTTTTCAGAAATGTGAAAACAAGTATCAATTGCTTTAATTGTGCCAATTATTGTCCGATGTATATCGATATTGGTTACAATGAAGAAATTACTGATTTGAACTGTATTCACTGCTATCGATGTGTACGAAAATGTTCAAAAGAAGATGCAGCAAAATCGGAATGTATTTATCGAGATTGA
- a CDS encoding ribonuclease HII has translation MNLYENEQHFHQKYKAVAGIDEAGRGPLAGPVVVASVILDWKNGIKDLNDSKKLSAAKREVLYQEIFEKAVCWQIVSIPPKIIDEINILQASLLGMKIASELLSIKPDFCLIDGNKIPKKMKFESKAMIKGDGRFASIAAASILAKVTRDRIMDDLHEKYPQYGFISNKGYPTKKHLQALEKFGVLDCHRKSYKPIQQLKFKF, from the coding sequence ATGAACCTCTATGAAAATGAACAACATTTTCATCAAAAATATAAAGCAGTTGCCGGTATAGATGAAGCTGGACGAGGACCTTTAGCTGGCCCGGTAGTTGTTGCTTCTGTAATATTGGATTGGAAGAATGGGATCAAGGATTTAAACGATTCAAAGAAGCTTTCAGCCGCCAAAAGAGAAGTGTTGTACCAGGAAATATTTGAAAAAGCTGTTTGCTGGCAAATTGTATCAATTCCACCAAAAATTATCGATGAGATAAATATATTGCAGGCTTCACTTTTGGGAATGAAAATAGCAAGTGAACTGCTTTCAATAAAACCAGATTTCTGTTTGATCGATGGCAATAAAATTCCAAAAAAGATGAAATTTGAAAGTAAAGCGATGATAAAAGGTGATGGCAGGTTTGCATCCATCGCGGCAGCATCGATTCTGGCAAAAGTGACAAGAGACAGAATTATGGACGATCTTCATGAAAAATATCCACAATACGGTTTCATTTCAAATAAAGGTTATCCCACAAAAAAGCACTTGCAAGCGCTTGAGAAATTTGGTGTTTTAGATTGCCATCGAAAATCTTATAAACCGATCCAGCAGCTCAAATTCAAGTTCTGA
- the pdxA gene encoding 4-hydroxythreonine-4-phosphate dehydrogenase PdxA: MRKLAITTGDPAGIGPEITSKALRFLSLNDNLIIIVYGKLYSFSDGNRIKKIEHVDQAIHPNYIYWIEIDDPKIKIGKPTKSSGEIAYKILLKCVSDLNHGFLDGVVTCPISKEAIHHSHPQFIGHTEFFADLSHTNDVIMSFWGPHFNLALLTTHLATKCVADKLTKNLIEKKLRIIFSEFQKFLSEPKFAILAMNPHAGEKGAFGTEDEVLKVILEKIKKSNIKIDGPFPADTFFAQHADKYDVIISAYHDQGLIPFKMISKDEGVNVTLGLPFVRTSVDHGTAFDIAGKNIASELSLLAAINLAEKMLKCDKKDQNNIYKNFAIFYDKYMAHVDYEKWIKFFLECFSQRFKRNPKKTLELACGTANIACELVKKGLDVDASDISSEMLKIAAKKTLRPNLFQHDMRYLLPVEKYELVLLLFDSLNYLIDYKEIEHLLENVYTTLKQNGLFIFDITTIKNCSNNFDGFVNLEDDQDSYLIHHGEYDEETSIQTTNLTFFKKKGFLFERFDEVHKQKVYNVTELVSIIEKSNFKLSAIHSIGFKENLVKSDLTVLDENFTRLFFVLEKK, from the coding sequence ATGAGAAAATTAGCAATAACAACAGGTGATCCCGCTGGTATTGGACCAGAAATTACATCAAAAGCTTTACGCTTTCTAAGTTTGAATGATAATTTGATAATAATAGTCTATGGAAAGCTCTACAGCTTTTCTGATGGCAACAGAATAAAAAAAATTGAGCATGTTGATCAAGCAATTCATCCCAATTATATTTATTGGATTGAAATTGATGATCCGAAAATTAAAATCGGAAAACCAACAAAATCTTCAGGTGAAATTGCTTACAAAATTCTTTTAAAATGTGTTTCTGATCTCAATCATGGCTTTTTGGATGGAGTCGTCACCTGTCCCATCAGCAAAGAAGCAATTCATCATTCTCATCCGCAATTTATCGGCCATACAGAATTTTTCGCAGACCTTTCTCATACAAATGATGTGATTATGTCATTTTGGGGACCACATTTCAATCTTGCACTACTCACAACTCATTTAGCCACAAAATGCGTTGCAGATAAACTTACAAAAAATCTCATAGAAAAGAAATTGAGGATCATATTTTCTGAATTCCAGAAATTTCTATCTGAGCCAAAGTTTGCAATCCTGGCAATGAATCCACATGCTGGTGAAAAAGGAGCTTTTGGAACAGAAGATGAAGTTTTGAAGGTTATCCTGGAAAAAATAAAAAAATCTAATATAAAAATCGATGGCCCTTTTCCAGCCGATACTTTTTTTGCTCAACATGCCGACAAATATGATGTTATCATCTCTGCATATCACGATCAAGGCTTGATCCCATTTAAGATGATCTCAAAAGATGAAGGAGTAAATGTAACGTTAGGCTTGCCATTTGTTCGCACTTCTGTCGATCATGGAACAGCTTTTGATATTGCAGGGAAGAATATAGCATCAGAACTCAGTCTTTTAGCTGCGATAAATCTGGCAGAGAAAATGTTGAAATGTGACAAAAAAGACCAAAATAATATCTACAAAAACTTTGCAATTTTCTACGATAAATACATGGCTCATGTCGATTATGAAAAATGGATAAAATTTTTTTTGGAATGCTTCAGTCAAAGGTTCAAACGTAATCCAAAAAAGACTCTGGAGCTTGCTTGTGGTACAGCGAATATAGCGTGCGAACTGGTAAAGAAAGGTCTTGATGTGGACGCATCTGACATTTCTTCTGAAATGCTTAAGATAGCTGCGAAAAAGACCTTAAGACCAAATCTTTTCCAACATGATATGCGTTACCTTCTCCCTGTGGAAAAATATGAGCTGGTTTTACTTTTATTCGATAGTTTAAATTATCTTATTGATTATAAAGAGATTGAGCACCTTCTGGAAAATGTGTATACCACTTTGAAGCAAAATGGACTTTTTATTTTCGATATAACAACCATAAAAAATTGCTCGAATAATTTCGATGGTTTTGTAAATCTGGAAGATGATCAGGATTCATATTTGATTCATCATGGTGAATATGATGAAGAAACATCCATTCAAACAACTAACCTTACTTTTTTTAAAAAGAAAGGATTTCTGTTTGAACGGTTTGATGAAGTTCATAAGCAAAAGGTTTATAACGTTACTGAACTCGTCTCGATAATAGAAAAATCTAACTTCAAATTATCGGCAATTCATTCTATTGGTTTCAAGGAAAACTTAGTGAAATCTGATCTGACAGTTCTTGATGAGAATTTTACTCGCCTTTTCTTTGTGTTGGAAAAGAAATGA
- the amrB gene encoding AmmeMemoRadiSam system protein B, which yields MKRKPIVAGTFYPGDSIILRNQLERFLSNVSMLPSKKDILGVIAPHAGYVYSGQSAAYAYKALKMKQFNKAVILAPSHRYGNFKFSAGNFESYLTPLGEVKVDTDKIEKLLQYSEFSFHQAAHNAEHSLEVQLPFLQIINEQVEIIPILLGNQSPENSKRLAEILFDEFKDDIINTVFIVSSDLSHYYDHKIAKYMDEKMIDMILKTDVQGLSNALFERKIEACGFGGILSLMHLAKQLAYNETELLNYSHSGMISGDNSQVVGYLSAMIYK from the coding sequence ATGAAGCGAAAACCAATTGTCGCTGGAACTTTTTATCCTGGAGATTCGATAATTTTGAGAAATCAACTGGAAAGATTTCTGAGTAATGTTTCAATGTTACCTTCTAAAAAAGATATTTTAGGGGTTATCGCACCTCATGCCGGATACGTTTATTCCGGTCAATCGGCAGCTTATGCTTATAAAGCTTTGAAGATGAAACAATTCAATAAAGCCGTAATTCTTGCTCCCAGCCACAGATATGGAAATTTTAAGTTTTCAGCAGGAAATTTTGAATCATACTTAACACCGTTGGGAGAGGTAAAAGTTGATACAGACAAAATTGAAAAATTACTGCAATATTCAGAATTTTCTTTTCATCAAGCAGCTCACAATGCAGAACATTCCTTAGAAGTTCAATTACCATTTTTACAGATTATAAACGAACAAGTGGAGATCATTCCAATTTTATTAGGGAATCAATCTCCAGAAAATAGTAAAAGATTGGCAGAAATTCTATTTGATGAATTCAAAGACGATATCATAAATACGGTGTTTATTGTAAGTTCTGATCTATCGCATTATTATGATCATAAAATTGCCAAATACATGGATGAAAAGATGATAGATATGATCTTAAAGACGGATGTTCAAGGGCTTTCGAATGCACTATTTGAGCGAAAGATAGAAGCTTGTGGATTTGGTGGAATTTTGAGCTTGATGCATCTGGCAAAACAGCTTGCGTATAATGAAACAGAGTTGCTGAATTATTCTCATTCCGGCATGATTTCCGGTGATAATTCTCAGGTTGTGGGGTATCTTTCTGCAATGATCTATAAATAG